AGGGATAGAGCTTGAACGCCAGCTCGATTTCGCGGTTGCCGAGATCGACGAAGCGGCCGTCGTCGCGCAGCCCGATGTCCTCGATGTCGATCAGGGTGGTCGGCAGGCCCGCTTGTCGCGCGGTGTCCTCGAGATAGGCCAGCGTGCCGGCATCCTCGGTATTTCCGGTAACGCCGGTGAGGTGCAGGTGGCGTCCCGCGGCGAGTTTCTTCCACGCCTCGATCAGGCGCTCGTGGATCGAGTTGAACTGGTCGGCGCGCTTGGGGATGATGCGCCGCTCGATCGCCTGTTCCAGCCAGCTCCATTGAAACACCGCCGCCTCGAAGATCGAGGTCGGCGTGTCGGCGTTGAATTCCAGCAGTTTCGCCGGCCCGCGCCCGTCGAAACAAAGATCGAGCCGGCCGTAGAGGCTGCCGGCGTCGTTGCGCCAGCTTTCCGAGATCAGCGGCCAGAACGCTTCCGGTATCTTCAACCGGCGCAGCATGCGTTCGTCCTCGACCGCATGGCCGACGAGTTCGAGACACATGGCGTCGATTTCGCCGGTAGGGTCTTCGATCCGGCGTTCGATTTCATCGAGCGTGAACGCATAGTAAGCGCGCTCGTCCCAATAACGCTCGCCATCGATGGTGTGGAAATCAAACCCGGTTGCCTCGGCGGTCTGGCGCCAGTCGTCACGCTCGGGGCAGG
The sequence above is drawn from the Bradyrhizobium sediminis genome and encodes:
- a CDS encoding glutathionylspermidine synthase family protein is translated as MQRIACPERDDWRQTAEATGFDFHTIDGERYWDERAYYAFTLDEIERRIEDPTGEIDAMCLELVGHAVEDERMLRRLKIPEAFWPLISESWRNDAGSLYGRLDLCFDGRGPAKLLEFNADTPTSIFEAAVFQWSWLEQAIERRIIPKRADQFNSIHERLIEAWKKLAAGRHLHLTGVTGNTEDAGTLAYLEDTARQAGLPTTLIDIEDIGLRDDGRFVDLGNREIELAFKLYPWEWMFHDAFGAGLARAPTRWIEPPWKAILSNKGILPLLWEMFPHHPNLLPAYFEDDPEAARLGTSFVRKPLYSREGANVALVSSGVTLVEQQGPYGAEGFVRQALAPLPNFSDQYPVLGSWLIDHTPCGLSIREDENPITGNTSRFLPHAIL